One Megalops cyprinoides isolate fMegCyp1 chromosome 17, fMegCyp1.pri, whole genome shotgun sequence DNA window includes the following coding sequences:
- the LOC118792185 gene encoding RAC-alpha serine/threonine-protein kinase-like isoform X1 has product MSEVLIVKEGWLHKRGEYIKTWRPRYFLLKSDGSFIGYKERPQDVDQLETPLNNFSVAQCQLMKTERPKPNTFIIRCLQWTTVIERTFHVETPEEREEWTKAIQAVAESVQEKQQTTEDKDEKDRDMSLTKPRLKVTMHDFEYLKLLGKGTFGKVILVKEKATGRYYAMKILKKEVIVAKDEVAHTLTENRVLKNSKHPFLTGLKYSFQTHDRLCFVMEYANGGELFFHLSRDRVFSEERARFYGAEIVSALDYLHSEQNVVYRDLKLENLMLDKDGHIKITDFGLCKEGIKDGATMRTFCGTPEYLAPEVLEDNDYGRAVDWWGLGVVMYEMMCGRLPFYNQDHEKLFELILMEDIRFPRTLGPEGKSLLSGLLKKDPKQRLGGGPDDAKEIMQHKFFAGIEWQDVYEKKLEPPFKPQVTSETDTRYFDEEFTGQTITITPPGQDENMEQFDSDRRPHFPQFSYSASGTA; this is encoded by the exons ATGAGCGAGGTGCTGATCGTGAAGGAGGGATGGCTTCACAAACGAG GAGAGTACATCAAGACCTGGAGGCCGAGGTACTTCCTGCTGAAAAGCGATGGGAGCTTCATCGGGTACAAGGAGCGGCCGCAGGACGTGGACCAGCTGGAGACCCCGCTGAATAACTTCTCCGTTGCGC aaTGCCAGCTGATGAAGACGGAGAGGCCGAAGCCCAACACCTTCATCATCCGCTGCCTCCAGTGGACCACTGTGATCGAGCGAACCTTCCACGTGGAAACGCCCGAGGAGAG GGAAGAATGGACCAAAGCCATCCAGGCTGTGGCGGAGAGCGTAcaggagaaacagcagacaACAGAAGACAAGGATGAAAAAGATAGGGACATGTCCCTGACCAAACCCCGACTCAAAGTG ACTATGCACGACTTTGAATACCTCAAACTCCTGGGAAAAGGCACTTTTGGGAAGGTCATCCTGGTGAAGGAGAAGGCCACGGGCCGATACTACGCCATGAAGATCCTGAAAAAGGAAGTGATAGTGGCGAAA GATGAAGTTGCCCACACGCTCACCGAAAACAGAGTGCTAAAGAACTCCAAGCACCCATTCCTGACG GGTTTGAAGTATTCCTTCCAGACTCATGACCGCTTGTGCTTCGTCATGGAGTACGCGAATGGAGGGGAG CTCTTCTTCCACTTGTCCCGGGACCGGGTTTTTTCGGAGGAGCGGGCGCGGTTCTATGGGGCGGAGATCGTCTCTGCTCTGGACTACCTTCACTCGGAGCAGAACGTGGTCTACAGGGACCTGAAG CTGGAGAACCTTATGCTGGACAAGGATGGACACATCAAGATCACGGACTTCGGCCTCTGCAAGGAGGGCATCAAGGACGGGGCGACCATGAGGACCTTCTGTGGGACGCCGGAGTACTTGGCCCCGGAG gTGCTGGAGGACAATGACTACGGGCGGGCAGTGGACTGGTGGGGGCTGGGCGTGGTCATGTACGAGATGATGTGCGGCCGGCTGCCCTTCTACAACCAGGACCACGAGAAGCTGTTCGAGCTCATCCTCATGGAGGACATCCGCTTCCCTCGCACCCTGGGCCCCGAGGGCAAGTCCCTGCTCTCTGGCCTGCTCAAGAAGGACCCCAAGCAGCG GTTAGGGGGTGGGCCGGATGACGCCAAGGAGATCATGCAGCACAAATTCTTTGCCGGGATTGAGTGGCAGGACGTCTACGAGAAGAAG CTTGAGCCGCCCTTCAAGCCCCAGGTCACCTCGGAGACGGACACCCGCTATTTTGACGAGGAGTTCACAGGCCAGACCATCACTATCACCCCACCAGGACAAG ATGAGAACATGGAACAATTCGACAGTGACAGGAGACCTCACTTCCCCCAGTTCTCCTACTCAGCCAGCGGAACAGCCTAG
- the LOC118792185 gene encoding RAC-alpha serine/threonine-protein kinase-like isoform X2, producing MSEVLIVKEGWLHKRGEYIKTWRPRYFLLKSDGSFIGYKERPQDVDQLETPLNNFSVAQCQLMKTERPKPNTFIIRCLQWTTVIERTFHVETPEEREEWTKAIQAVAESVQEKQQTTEDKDEKDRDMSLTKPRLKVTMHDFEYLKLLGKGTFGKVILVKEKATGRYYAMKILKKEVIVAKDEVAHTLTENRVLKNSKHPFLTGLKYSFQTHDRLCFVMEYANGGELFFHLSRDRVFSEERARFYGAEIVSALDYLHSEQNVVYRDLKLENLMLDKDGHIKITDFGLCKEGIKDGATMRTFCGTPEYLAPEVLEDNDYGRAVDWWGLGVVMYEMMCGRLPFYNQDHEKLFELILMEDIRFPRTLGPEGKSLLSGLLKKDPKQR from the exons ATGAGCGAGGTGCTGATCGTGAAGGAGGGATGGCTTCACAAACGAG GAGAGTACATCAAGACCTGGAGGCCGAGGTACTTCCTGCTGAAAAGCGATGGGAGCTTCATCGGGTACAAGGAGCGGCCGCAGGACGTGGACCAGCTGGAGACCCCGCTGAATAACTTCTCCGTTGCGC aaTGCCAGCTGATGAAGACGGAGAGGCCGAAGCCCAACACCTTCATCATCCGCTGCCTCCAGTGGACCACTGTGATCGAGCGAACCTTCCACGTGGAAACGCCCGAGGAGAG GGAAGAATGGACCAAAGCCATCCAGGCTGTGGCGGAGAGCGTAcaggagaaacagcagacaACAGAAGACAAGGATGAAAAAGATAGGGACATGTCCCTGACCAAACCCCGACTCAAAGTG ACTATGCACGACTTTGAATACCTCAAACTCCTGGGAAAAGGCACTTTTGGGAAGGTCATCCTGGTGAAGGAGAAGGCCACGGGCCGATACTACGCCATGAAGATCCTGAAAAAGGAAGTGATAGTGGCGAAA GATGAAGTTGCCCACACGCTCACCGAAAACAGAGTGCTAAAGAACTCCAAGCACCCATTCCTGACG GGTTTGAAGTATTCCTTCCAGACTCATGACCGCTTGTGCTTCGTCATGGAGTACGCGAATGGAGGGGAG CTCTTCTTCCACTTGTCCCGGGACCGGGTTTTTTCGGAGGAGCGGGCGCGGTTCTATGGGGCGGAGATCGTCTCTGCTCTGGACTACCTTCACTCGGAGCAGAACGTGGTCTACAGGGACCTGAAG CTGGAGAACCTTATGCTGGACAAGGATGGACACATCAAGATCACGGACTTCGGCCTCTGCAAGGAGGGCATCAAGGACGGGGCGACCATGAGGACCTTCTGTGGGACGCCGGAGTACTTGGCCCCGGAG gTGCTGGAGGACAATGACTACGGGCGGGCAGTGGACTGGTGGGGGCTGGGCGTGGTCATGTACGAGATGATGTGCGGCCGGCTGCCCTTCTACAACCAGGACCACGAGAAGCTGTTCGAGCTCATCCTCATGGAGGACATCCGCTTCCCTCGCACCCTGGGCCCCGAGGGCAAGTCCCTGCTCTCTGGCCTGCTCAAGAAGGACCCCAAGCAGCGGTGA